In Castor canadensis chromosome 11, mCasCan1.hap1v2, whole genome shotgun sequence, a single genomic region encodes these proteins:
- the Crnn gene encoding cornulin, whose protein sequence is MPQLLRNINGIIEAFGRYARTEGNCMVLTRGELKRLLEHEFADVIVKPHDPATVDEVLCLLDEDNTGTVEFKEFLVLVFKVAQACFKTQSESPEGACRSQQSGSCHPGSSKELEKDQNSRTTVGIDGKGQHNEGSSCGQSEQTSRGQGRTQTQGQDSSSLQVSTYDRQAESQRQERVSQQAQVMGHVEQTSRIEDNNHQTRGRSLERQSQTREQTGETMTGTATQTQTGISLTGGTSIQTEESTYGPSRGTETHGQDRGQISQSGTGGHIQTQAGSYSQTMEHDSSHQTGGTDIQTQQFTYGSTRGTEIHGQDRSQTSQAVTGGHIQIHTGSHTQAHTQTIEQDRSHQTGSTGIQTQEYTCGQTRGTEIHGQDRYQTSQAVTGGHIQTQARSYTQTGIQAQQFTCGPTRVTEVHGQDGSQTSQAVTGGHIQIHSGSNTQTHTQTMEQDRSHQIGSTGIQTQEYTYGLTRGTETHGQDGSHTSQAGRGYTQTQIGSHTQTHIQTVEQDRSHQTGSTGIQAQEFTRGQTIGTEIHGQDRSQTRQIVTGHIQTQAGSHTQTSTQTVEQDRRLQTGSTGFQTQKPTYGHTTQPKTHGQDRSQTSHAVTGGQIQTQAGSYTQTMERDRSQTASCAGAGEQGQTQIQSGSSQRGTDVSSYEAGEPVLGGQVQIGASTVTGRQDWSSTHPSVTGSQGERESTGFREEWVDDHTREIVIRIEDQGSLHSGAPSAQSQSAAKPEVKGGITAKGLYSYLKNNNP, encoded by the exons ATGCCTCAGTTACTGCGAAACATTAATGGGATTATTGAAGCCTTCGGGCGCTATGCCAGGACAGAGGGCAACTGCATGGTGCTTACCCGTGGGGAGCTGAAGAGGCTTTTGGAGCATGAGTTTGCCGATGTCATAGTG AAACCCCATGATCCAGCCACTGTGGATGAAGTCCTATGCCTGCTGGATGAAGATAACACGGGGACTGTCGAATTCAAGGAATTCCTGGTCCTGGTGTTTAAAGTTGCCCAGGCCTGTTTTAAGACACAGAGTGAGAGTCCTGAGGGCGCTTGCAGATCTCAACAATCTGGAAGCTGCCATCCTGGGTCCTCAAAAGAGCTGGAGAAAGATCAGAACAGTAGGACCACAGTAGGAATAGATGGGAAAGGGCAGCATAATGAGGGGAGCAGCTGTGGACAAAGTGAGCAGACTTCCAGAGGACAGGGCAGGACTCAGACCCAGGGTCAGGATAGTAGTTCTTTACAAGTCAGCACCTATGACAGGCAGGCTGAGTCCCAGAGACAGGAGAGGGTGAGCCAGCAGGCACAAGTAATGGGGCATGTGGAGCAGACTTCAAGAATAGAAGACAATAATCATCAAACCAGAGGGAGGAGTTTAGAGAGGCAATCACAAACCAGAGAACAGACAGGTGAGACCATGACTGGCACTGCGACTCAAACCCAGACAGGTATCTCTCTGACAGGAGGCACCAGCATCCAGACAGAGGAGTCCACCTATGGCCCAAGCAGAGGGACTGAGACCCATGGTCAAGACAGAGGCCAGATCAGTCAATCTGGGACAGGAGGGCACATCCAGACACAGGCAGGGTCATACTCCCAGACCATGGAGCATGACAGTAGCCATCAGACAGGAGGCACTGACATTCAGACACAGCAGTTCACCTATGGCTCAACCAGAGGGACTGAGATCCATGGTCAAGACAGGAGTCAGACCAGCCAGGCTGTGACAGGAGGGCACATCCAGATCCACACAGGGTCACATACGCAGGCACATACCCAGACCATAGAGCAGGACAGGAGCCATCAGACAGGAAGTACTGGAATCCAGACACAGGAGTATACCTGTGGCCAGACCAGAGGGACTGAGATTCATGGTCAAGACAGGTATCAGACCAGCCAGGCTGTGACAGGAGGGCACATCCAGACACAGGCAAGGTCATACACCCAGACCGGCATTCAGGCACAGCAGTTCACCTGTGGTCCAACCAGAGTGACTGAGGTCCATGGTCAAGATGGAAGCCAGACCAGCCAGGCAGTGACAGGAGGGCATATCCAGATCCATTCAGGGTCAAATACTCAGACACACACCCAGACCATGGAGCAGGACAGGAGTCATCAGATAGGAAGTACTGGAATCCAGACACAGGAGTACACCTATGGCCTAACCAGAGGGACTGAGACCCATGGTCAAGATGGGAGCCACACCAGCCAGGCTGGAAGAGGATACACCCAGACACAGATAGGGTcacatactcagacacacatccAGACTGTGGAGCAGGACAGGAGTCATCAGACAGGAAGCACTGGAATCCAGGCACAGGAGTTTACTCGTGGCCAGACCATAGGCACTGAAATCCATGGCCAAGACAGGAGCCAGACCAGACAGATTGTGACAGGACACATCCAAACACAGGCAGGGTCACATACTCAGACATCCACCCAGACTGTGGAGCAGGATAGGAGACTTCAGACAGGAAGCACTGGCTTCCAGACACAGAAACCCACCTATGGCCACACTACACAGCCTAAGACCCATGGTCAAGACAGGAGCCAGACCAGCCATGCTGTGACAGGTGGGCAGATCCAGACACAGGCAGGGTCATATACTCAGACCATGGAACGGGACAGAAGCCAGACTGCAAGCTGTGCAGGAGCTGGAGAACAGGGACAGACCCAGATACAGTCAGGTAGCAGTCAAAGAGGGACAGACGTGAGCAGTTATGAGGCAGGAGAGCCAGTACTAGGAGGACAGGTCCAGATTGGGGCAAGTACTGTGACAGGAAGACAGGACTGGAGTAGCACTCATCCAAGTGTGACAGGaagtcagggagagagagagtccaCAGGGTTTAGAGAGGAGTGGGTCGATGACCACACAAGGGAGATAGTAATCCGAATTGAGGACCAGGGTAGCCTGCACTCAGGGGCTCCTTCAGCACAGAGTCAGAGTGCAGCCAAGCCAGAAGTAAAGGGAGGCATCACAGCCAAGGGACTGTATTCCTACTTGAAAAACAATAATCCATAA